In Leclercia sp. LSNIH1, the genomic stretch TTACTGGATACAGCACCAAGGGAAGGTCCAGGTTGCCTACTACACCCACGGAGAAACCGAAGACCTTGAAACGGGTAAGACCGTAACCGGTATCTGGCACCTGACGCAGGGGGATCCCATTTGTGATAATGGTGAAGCAGAAGTTCTGGAAGGTCCTCTTACACCATCATGAGATCGTTAGTCGTTTCGGAATTTGATGAAGGTAGTCGTTATTCGAATGCGTTCCCTGTAATTACAATTTAGGCGAATTTGGAATAACGCTCCTATTAACTGGCATCATCGCACTCCTGTAACCAGACTTAGTTTTCTGCTTACGACTGAAAGGAGCGAAATATGCCAATTAACCATGCTGAATGCATCGAGGCCTGCTACAAATGCGCGGCTGCCTGTGATTATTGTGCTGCTTCATGTCTGAAAGAAGAACAAGTGGATATGATGCGTGAGTGCATAAGACTCGATATGCAGTGCGCGAATATTTGTCGGCTCGCAGCGCAATTTATGACCTTTGAT encodes the following:
- a CDS encoding four-helix bundle copper-binding protein; this translates as MPINHAECIEACYKCAAACDYCAASCLKEEQVDMMRECIRLDMQCANICRLAAQFMTFDSEFAKSLCRVCAEVCQKCGEECGKHEAEHCQKCSEACLRCAEACRSMA